From the Hordeum vulgare subsp. vulgare chromosome 1H, MorexV3_pseudomolecules_assembly, whole genome shotgun sequence genome, the window aagatgactggcgagtgtcggtttctccaactttagttgaatcggttttgaccgaggaggtccttggatgaggttaaatagcaattcatacatctccgttgtggtgtttgcgtaagtaagatgcgatcctactagatacccctggtcaccacgtaaaacatgcaacaacaattagaggacgtctatgcatgtgatgtgatatggccgacgatgtgatgtgatatattggatgtatgagatgatcatgttgtaatagttaatatcgacttgcacgtcgatggtacggcaaccggcaggagccatagggttgtctttaaactaatgtttgtgcttgcagatgcgtttactatattgctaggatgtagctttagtagtaatagcatgagtaacacgacaacccccgatggcgacacgttgatggagatcatggtgtggcgccggtgacagaagatcgtgccggtgctttggtgatggagatcaagaagcacgtgatgatggccatatcatgccacttatgaattgcatgtgatgttaatccttttctgcaccttatttttcttagaacgacggtagcattatgaggtgatctctcactaaaatttcaagatgaaattgtgttctccccgactgtgcaccgttgctacagttcgtcgtttcgagacaccacgtgatgatcgggtgtgatagactcaacgttcacatacaacgggtgcaaaacagttgcacacgcggaacactcgggttaagcttgacgagcctagcatgtacagacatggcctcggaacacatgagaccgaaaggttgagcatgaattatatatattagcatagagatgcttgccactgaaactattctcgactcacgtgatgatcggacttgagatagtggatttggatcatgtaccactcaaatgactagagagatgtacttttggagtggtagttcttaagtaatatgattaattgaactaattatcatgaacatagtctaatggtccttgcgaattacgatgtagcttgcgctatagctctactgttttttatatgttcctagagaaaatttagttgaaagttgatagtagcaactttgcggactgagtccgtaaaactgaggattgtcctcattgttgcgcagaaggcttatgtccttaatgcaccactcggtgtgctgcacctcgggcgtcgtctgtggatgttgcgaacatctgacatacacgcctttgatgactacatgatagttcagtgcgcaatacttaatggcttagaagcaaggcgccgaagacgttttgcaaacgtcacagaacataggagatgttcaaagagatgaaattgagatttcatgctcgtgcccttgttgagaggtataagacctccgacaagattctttgcgtacaaaagtaaagaagaaaagctcaaatcgttgagcatgttctcagattgtctgagtacaacaatcgcttgaatcaagtgggagttaatcttccagatgtgatagtgatggttctccaaagtcactgccactaagctgctagagcttcgtgatgaactataaacaaatcaaggatagatatgctgatccttgagtgattcgcaatgtttgacactacaaaagtagaaatcaagaaggagcatcaattgttgatggttagtaaaaccactagtttcaagaagggtaagggctagaagggatacttcatgaaacggcaaaccagttgctgctctaatgaagaaacgcaaaattgaacccaaacccgagactaagtgcttctgttatgaggggaacggtcactgaggcggagctaccctagatacttggtagataagaaggctggcaaagtcgacagaagtatatttgatatacatgatattgatgagtactttactagtactcctagtagcacgagggtattggataccggttcggttgctaagtgattagtaactcgaaatgaaagctacggtataaacggagactagctaaaggcgaggtgacgatacatgttggaagtgtttccaaggttgatgtgatcaaacatcgcacgcttcctctatcatcgggattggtggtaaaacctaaataattgttatttggtgtttgcgttgagcatgaacatgattggatcgtgtttattgcaatacgattattcatttaaagagaataatagttattctatttgcttgaataattaccctcaatggtttattgaatctcgatcgtagtgttacacatgttcataatattggtgccaaaagatacaaagtaataatgatagtaccacttagttgtggcactgccacttgagtcatgcatgttggtataaaatgcatgaagaagctccatgccgatggatctttgtactcactcatttttgaaacgtttgggacatgcaaaccatacctgttggtataaaatgcatgaagaaaatccatagagatggatcgtttggactcacttgattttgaatcacttgagacatgcaaaacatgccacatgaaacaagagagtaacttgttgggagtaatgcatttttgatgtctgcagtccaatgagtgctaaggcacgcaatggatatcgttatgttctcacttcactgacgatttgagtagatacaggagtatttacttgatgaatcacaagtctgaaatattgaaaagttcaaagcaatttcagagtgaagatcgtcgtgacaagaggataaactgtctacgatatgatcatagagatgaatatctgagttacgagtttttggtacgcagttaagacaaagtgaaaattgtttcgcagttcatgccacctcgaacaccatagtgtgatgatgtgtctgaacgtcatagccacgccctattagatatggtgcatactatgtctcttatcgaattaccactatcgtttatgggttatgcattagagacaaccgcattcactttaaatagggcaccgcgtatttccattgagatgacacagtatagactatggtttggagaagcctaagttgtcgtttcttgaaagtttggggctacgatgcttatgtgaaaaagtttcagtctgataagctcgaacccaaagcggataaatgcatcttcataggatatccaaaacagttggatacatctcctatctcagatccggaagcaaagtgtttgtttctagaaacgggtcctttcttgaggaaagatttctctcaaaagaattgagtgggagggtggtggaacttgatgaggttagtgaaccgtcacttcaaccagtgtgtagtagggcgcaggaagatgttcctgtggcgcctacaccaattgaagtggaagctgatgatggtgatcattagagcttcggatcaagttactacaaacctcgtaggttgacaaaggtcgcgtactactatagattggtacggtaaccctgtcttggaggtcatgttgttgaacaacaatgaacctacgagttatggagaagcaatggtgggcctggattccgacaaatgggtggaggccatgaaatccgagagaggatccatgtatataacaaagtgtagactttggaagaactacttgatggtagtaagactattaagtaatgatggatctttagaaggaagacagacgatgatggtgataagtcactattaagaaaagcccgacttgtcgcaaagatgtttccgacaagatcaaagagttgactatgatgagactttctcactcgtagcgatgctaaaagtctgttggaattatgttagtagttgatgcattattcgtgaaatattgaacataggatgtcaaaacattgtttcctcgacggtttccttgaggaaagagtgtatgtgatacaatcagaaggttttgtcgatcctaaggatactaacaagtatgcaagcaccagcgatccctctatggactggtgcaagcatctcggagttggaatatatgctttgatgagttgatcaaagattttgggtttatacaaggtttatgagaaacttgtatttccaaagaagtgagtgggagcactctagaatttctgataagtatatgtggttgacatattgtggatcagaagtaatgtagaatttctgtaaagcataaaggttgtttgaaaggagtttttcaaaggaatacctggattgcgctacttgaacgttgagcatcaagatctatggagatagatcgaaatgcttaatagaagttttaacaagatgcatgccttgacaagtttttgaaggagttcaaaaaggatcagcaaagaaggagttcttggttgtgttgtaaggtgtgaatttgagtaacactcaaaacccgaccacggcagaataaagagaatagacgaaggtcgtcttctatgccttagccgtagactctaaagtatgccatgctgagtaccgcacctgatgtgtgccttgcctcaagtctgttgagacgtacagagagtgatccatgattgaatcactagcagcggtcaaagttatccttagtaaccaatggactaaggaatttttctcgattatggaggtggttgaagagttcgtcgtaaagggttacgtcgatgcaagctttgacactaatcccaatgactatgagtagtaaaacggattcgtatagtagagtagatatttggagtattcccgaatagcacgtagtagcagcatctataagatgacataaagatttgtaaagaacacacgaatctgaaagtttcagaaccgttgactaaaacctccctcacgatcaagacgtgatcagacccagaactatatgggtgttggattcgttgaaatcacatggtgatgtgaactagaatattgactctagtgcaagtgggagactgttggaaatatgccctagaggcaataataaattggttattaatatatttctttgttcgtgataatcgtttattatccatgctataattgtattgattggaaactcaaatacatgtgtggatacatagacaaaacactgtccctagtaagcctctagttgactacctcgttgatcaaagatggtcaaggtctcctggccataggcaagtgttgtcacttgataacgagatcacatcattaggagaatcatgtgatggacaagacccaaactatgaatgtagtatattgatcgtgtcgttttattgctattgttttctgcgtgtcaagtatttgttcctatgaccatgagatcatataactcactggcaccggaggaataccttgtgtgcatcaaacgtcgcaacgtaactgggtggctataaatatgctctacaggtatctccgaaggtgtccgttgagttagtatggatcaagactgggatttgtcactccgtgtgacggagaggtatctcggggcccactcggtaatacaacatcacacacaagccttgcaagcaatgtgacttagtgtaagtcacgggatcttgtattacggaacgagtaaaagagacttgccggtaaacgagattgaaataggtatgcggatactgacgatcgaatctcgggcaagtaacataccgaaagacaaagggaatgacatacgggattatatgaatccttggcactgaggttcaaacgataagatcttcgtagaatatgtaggatccaatatgggcatccaagtcccgctattggatattgaccgaggagtccctcgggtcatgactacatagttctcgaacccgcagtgtcttcacgcttaaggttcggcgttgttttatatgtatttgagttatatggttggttaccgaatgttgttcggagtcccggttgagatcacggacgtcacgagggtttccgaaatggtccggagatgaagattgatatataggatgacctcatttgattaccagaaagttttcggcattaccgggaatgtaccgggagtgacgaatgggatccggatgttcaccggggggggggggggggggcagcccaccccggggaagcccataggccttaggggtgctgcaccagcccttagtgggctggtgggcaagcccaagaaggcccctgcgcaggagataagaaaaatcaaagagaaaaaaagggggaagtgggaaggaagggaaggactccaccttccaatcctagttggactaggattggaggaggattcctcctccccccccccttcgaccgacccccttggggctccttgagcctcaaggcaaggcccctcccctccctcctatatatattgaggtattagggctgatttgagacaacttagccacggcagcccgaccacatacctccacggtttttcctctagatcgcgtttctgcggagctcgggcggagccctgctgagataagatcaccaccaacctccggagtgccgtcatgctgtcggagaactcatctacctctccgtctctcttgctggatcaagaaggccgagatcatcgtcgagctgtacgtgtgttgaacgctgaggtgccgtccgttcggcactagatcggagcggatcgtgggacggatcgcgggacggttcgtgggacggttcgcggggcggatcgagggacgtgaggacgttccactatatcaaccgcgtttgctaacgcttcctgctgtgcgatctacaagggtacgtagatctgaaatccccctcgtagatggacatcaccatgataggtcttcgtgcgcgtaggaatttttttgtttcccatgcaacgttccccaacataatttTGAATAAATAAACCAATGCTCCCTAGAAAAAGACTAAATAAATCAATCCAAACATGGCCCTACTGCCCTAGTGATGAGTCATGACttgatcaatctttacctcccagAGTCCAATATCTAGTATTCCCTGGGATCCATAGGTTTGAACTAAGCTTAGTTCAAAACAGCGACACTTATTTTCGATCGGAGGAAGTACTAGACACTGTGGGTGCTTGCGCGTGTGCTTGCGTGGGTGCTACCATTCCGATGAGCCTCATTTGCTCTCCACTAGTTCAATGACAAGTCAGAATGAAGTAGCAGCCTACCACAATTAGACTACTAATCCAGTAATGACATGTCAGACCACCAAAGCACTCCACAAACAACTTAACTAATCGTAGCATATCTCGGTGGTGCAATCTTTTCCAAGCAATTTCCCTAATAAATCCTCGGACACGTTTTAGGTGATCACAAAGTGAAGAGCGCCTCTAGAAACATCTCTGTTTCTCAACTCTTCCACAATATATGTAACTCTGGAACAGATATTCGAAGACATACACGATGTCCTTGGTGACTTCGTCGATATTAATCTATGGGAATCGTCGATATTAATCTATGGGAATCCATCCTTTAGGCTGGTCGTAATGAgagtatcataagtagtatcatgcatgccaactaggcatatttgatgaggtggcatgaaattaaatgaagaaaaagagggttgagtatcatattatgagggtgtttggatcactagagactagagactagTAGTAGTCACTTTTAGTCAGTAAACCTCCAAACACCCCTGACTAATGGGTGACTAAAACTAGTTTAGTCCCTAGTCACCCCACCCCCAACTAAAAGTGACTAAATCTCTCCTCTAATTAATTGGCGGGCCCATCCTGTTGCGGGCGACGCATCCGCCCCATCCTCTCCGCACGCACTCCACCGCTCCCCTTTCCACCGCCGCTCTCCGCACTCCGCCGCTCCCATTTTCACCGCCGCCGCAGCACTCCGTCGCGCCGCTCCCGCGTCCGTACTCCCGCCGCGCCCCGCAGATCCGGCCTCTTCCGGTGGACGGCGCACCGTCAATCATGGATGGCGACGACGAACTCCCCTTCGATTTCTTCTCGCAGACGGCGTCTTCTGGTGCTGCGGCGCACCACATCGACGAGGACGGGTGGGGGATGACGCCCCCTCGTCTCCGGGGATCCGCCGGCCGCGGCTTGGTGGCAGGGGGGCTCGGCCGCGGCTCGGTGGCCGGGGGGCTCGGCCGCGGCTCGGTGGCCGGGGGGCTCCGCGCTCCCATCGGGCTGGAGAACATCGACCTCAACGCCGactccgccgtcgccgcctcctacCCCAACATGGGCATGTACACGCAACTTTTTCATCAGGGGAGTGCGGCCGGCCATGGTGTGCCCCTCCAGCGGACCAGATCGGACGGCGTGGCGCAGCGACAGGGTCGACCACCTCGCCAAGGTCTCCCCCCAGTGAGGGCCCAGGATCGTCGTGGCATGCAAGGTAATAAATGAACTGTTCTATGATACTAGCACATGATACAATGCATTAGGggtgtagtatcatacactagtatcatatgcaagatactagtatatgatactcctcATTACAACCAGTCTTAGGCATTGTACATGCatgcgtgtgtgtgtgcgtgttgtATGCTCTCCAGTAGTGGAATGAGGCAATGACAAGTCATAATGAGATGTCAGTCTACCACAATTAGTCACCCAATCCGGTCATGACATTTCGGACCACCAAAGCCTCCCTACAAACATCTTTTTTTTTAATCTTTTGGCAAGGACACAAACAACTTgattagtttttaatttaattccaaATAATCTGTGTTAGTGTGCAAACTTAATTAGTTTTCACATATCTGTTTCTCAGCTGTTGGACGATATTTGTGATTTTGACTAAATAAACCAATGCAGACATGGTGGTGTCCAGCTAGCGATGAGTGAAGACTTGATCAATCTTAACCTTCATGAATCCAATATTTACTGCTCTCTCCGTCCCATAATAGAAGATGTTTTTGCAAGCTAACATAGCTTgcaaaaatgtcttatattatgggacggttgGGGTACTAGCCACTGTGGGTGTTTGCGTGTGAGCTAGCATTCTGATGAGCCTCATTTGCTCTCCACTAGTCCAATGACAAGTCAGAATGAGGTGGAGCTTACCACAGTTAGACTACCAATCCAGTAATGACATATCGGACCACCAAAGCGCTCCCACAAACAACTAAATTAATCGTAGCATATATCGGTGGTGCAAACCTTTCCAATCAATCTCCCTGATAGATCCTGGGAAACGTTTTAGTCGATCATGGCCTCCCAACcagtcccaagcttaactcgttaaACTAAACTCTAATCTAGACATCCAGTGGTCAGCTGTGAAACGCACCGAGTTGCTGTGCCAATCATGCTGCTCCAACCTTGTGGCCAGAGGCTATCAGATATGCTCCAGGCTCCATTTTGATAGCTACTCGCTCTTTGCTGCCTGCTTATTGCCTTTTTTTCATGATGTGCAGGCATAATCGATCGACGCCTTGGTGTTGACCTGTAAGCTTCGATGGAGCTGTGCCGTCCACATGCTCTGTCTGGATTAGGGTTCTGGAACGTGTCAGAGAAAGAAATATCGAAGTCGCATGGCGCGTAGAGTCGCCACTCACCAACTTTGCCCGCTCCGTTAGTGGGAGCGAGTGGCGGGATTttctccggcaccctgccgaccTTATTTACCTGATGTATGGGCGATGTATATTTACTGTTCTTGCTCCTAGGTGGTGGCATGATTTGTGAACCATATGCCATGCATGTGCGTGTTTCCCCGCTAGTCAGGCAGGCTGGCATCGGTATGTGCGCGTGCATTTTCTGTGGCCTCCCGCGCTATCTGTATCTGACATCGGCTAAGGACAGAACTAGAGGAGATGATCTGCATCTAACCTCTCAATTTTTGGCCATGATTTATGAACCATATGCCATGCATGTGTGTGCTTCCCCGATAGACAGGCAGGCACGCGTCAGTTTGTGAGTGTGCATTTTATCTATGTGGCCACGCTATCTAACATTCGGCTTCCGACAGAGAGGAAATGATCAAAACAGTATATGGTATACTCCTTCCGTTCTGAAATACAAGGTGTATTAAATTTTCCATAAGTCATACtctctccgttccaaaataactgtttcaactttgtactagctctaatacaaaattgtactaagcttaagacacttattttgggacggagggagtacctttctATCTTCGGAATTTATAGAAAAGCATATCAACATTTACAGTATCAAGAAACAAAATATGTATATTTGATGGCTAATGGAGTTTTGGCTCCAGGAGCAAATGCTCCTAGACAAACAGTAAACCTAAAAGAAATACTCAATATTTTCAAAACATTCTGAATTTTTCtgttgttgttcgtgttagtGGCAAGCGTGCTTGAAAAATTTCACGTGAAACGGAGCGGTAGTTTTTCGTCGGTAAGAAAATAATAATTGGGGTGACATTTGATGTTTGATTTGTTTTTTTGCACATGACAAAATGCTTAACCTTTTTGCCTAAACAATTTCAGGTAGCATGTGTGACTAAGAACACATACAATTTTCCAAATCCCcctttcaacttttctgatattttcatcatttttatttattattatctGTTACTGTTTTATAATCCCAATTTTGTTACAGGGTTCATGTTTTTCAGTTTGAAGTACTCCATTTTCTatttccattttattttattgtatACTCCCCTTGTTTCTAGATAGCTATTTTTGAATTTCGCAAAACACTTCCAATTTCACGATAATTTATGACCCcccaataaaatatttttctaaaaagatGATGATTTGAGTCGGTGTGTTTTTTCACAGAGAAATTATTGTAGACAAAGCAATTTGACATGTTTGTCACCATGTACAGTAAAAACACCTCTAGGTTTGGTAGAGGAGTGGGGCGTAAGATGAACGATTTGGTAAGTTGAGGGGTTTCTTTACTTCCTTGTAACCAGATTAGAGTTAAGGGTTTAACATTAAATGCACATCAGGGGATATTTCATGCTTAGATTTGTTTTCGTGTATTTTAGTATTTAGTAAAATTATCTCAAACATGACGGTAACTCATCCTGAGCTATTTTTGAATAGAAATTCCCAAAATAAGTCCGACACCATAGAATTC encodes:
- the LOC123399569 gene encoding uncharacterized protein LOC123399569, which codes for MDGDDELPFDFFSQTASSGAAAHHIDEDGWGMTPPRLRGSAGRGLVAGGLGRGSVAGGLGRGSVAGGLRAPIGLENIDLNADSAVAASYPNMGMYTQLFHQGSAAGHGVPLQRTRSDGVAQRQGRPPRQGLPPVRAQDRRGMQGIIDRRLGVDL